The Deinococcus hopiensis KR-140 sequence TGTCGTTCGGCCTGCGGCAGGGCGAGGTGGTGCGCGACCTGCTGGGCAACGCGCACGCCGTCGGCCCCGAGGACCTCCTGATCCGCGATGGGCGCGAGGTGGCGATCCCCAGCGTGGCCGAGGCATTCGCGTCGATGGGCGAGGCGCAACCCGGCGACGACACCCTGGGCATCGCGGGCATCGTGGGCGGGGATCACGGGCACGTCCAGGCGGACACGCGGGACGTGGTCATCGAGTCCGCCCACTTTGATCCCGTCCTGCTGCGCCGTACGAGCACCCGCCTCGGCCTCAAGACCGACGCCGTGTACCGCTACGAGCGCGGCGTGGATCCCCTGCTTGCCCCCCGTGCGGCGGACCGGCTGGTGGGCCTCCTCGCACAGCATGGCGGCGGCCAACCCCACCCCGGAGCCACGGTGGTGGGCGAGCCCGAGGTGCCCGGCGTCCTGGAGGCCACCGGCGAGCAGATTCGCGCCCTGCTGGGCATGGATGTGGCAACGGAAGAGATGGCGGACATCCTCACCCGCCTGGGCTGCCAGGTAAAGCGGGCGGAGGACCGCCTCACCGTGACGCCGCCCTCCTGGCGGGTGGATATGGCGGTCTGGCAGGACCTCGCCGAGGAAGTGGCCCGCCTGCACGGCTACGCCCACCTTCCCGAGACGCTGCCCACCCTGCGCGTCCACGAGAGCAACATCGGGGCCGAAAAAGAGAGTGTGGCCCGCGCGAATCTGCGCCGCGCCCTGACCGGCCTGGGCTTCCAGGAAGTCGTGACCTACACCTTCACCAGCGACGAGGAGGCCGAGAAGACGCGCACCGAGCGCCCCGGCGTGCGGCTGCAAAACCCGCTGACCTCGGACAGGACAGGGCTGCGGACGGCCCTCTATCCCAGCCTGCTCAAGGCGGCGGCGGCCCACCCAAAGGGTGAACGCGTGCTGATTTTCGAGGTCGGGCGCATCTTCCCGGCGGCCGGGGAGACCGAGCGGCTGGGCTTACTGATGCGCGGTCCCCTCGCGCCGAACACACACGCCCCGGGTGTGGCCGGGTCCTTCGGGGTGTTCAAGGGCCTGCTGGAATCGCTGGCGGCCGGCCTGGGCGCCAGCCTGGAGGTGCGGCAGGTACGCGGCGAGTCGGTGCCTCCAGCCCTCCACCCCGGTGTCGCGGGCGAGGTGGTGTGGAATGGGCAGTCTGCCGGCTGGTTGGGAGCCCTCCACCCCGAAATCGCCCAGATGGTGGGCCTGAAGGGCGAGACGTTGCTGCTGGAAGCGGCGCTGCCCCTGCCCGGCCGTGACTGGGCCTTCCGCGATCCCAGCCGTGCCCCCGCCGCATGGCGTGACCTGGCCGTTATCGCGCCCCAGACCGTGAGCTACGGCGAGGTGGCCGCCCTGCTCAAGCGGGAGGCGGGCGAGTTGCTCGAAAGCGTGGAACCCTTCGATGTGTACGTCGGCACGCCCATTCCCGAGGGCCAGCGCAGCCTCGCGGTTCGACTGGTCTTCCGGGGGCAGCGCACCCTGACCGACGCCGAAGTCGATCCCGTGATGGAGCGCCTGATCGCCGCCGTCCGCGCCCAGGGCTGGAGCATCCGCGAGAAGTGATTGCCAGCAGAAGGGGCCAGCCGCAACTGCGTGGCTGGCCCCTTCCGCTGGCGGTTGGCCCCCCCTACGGCCTCACCCGGTCCTGCGCAATCGTGGGTGCCGTCGTCAGCGCCTCCACGCCCAGCGCCAGGAGCGGGTCTTGACCCCGCGTCAGGGCGCGGATATCGTCTTCGGTCTGGGCGCGCAGACGATCGGGCGTCACGCGCACCGGGTAGGGCTGGCCGTCGGGCTTGGCGTAGTTCAGGATCGTGAGTTGCAGCGCGGCGTCCTCACCCACGGGGAAAACGCGGGTGGCCGTGTTGCCCACACCTGCCGTCGCCTGTCCGATGATGGGGCCGCGTCCGGCATACTGGATCTCATACGCGAAGAATTCCGAGCAAGACGCGCTGCCCTCGTCCACCAGCACGTCCACGGGACCCGTCCACAGCTGTGGATTGCGGACGCCCCCGGCGTTGTGGCCGTCTTCCATCCGCGCGCCCCGGCTGACCAGCGTGCGGCTGTTGCCCTCGGGCCCGCGCGCCATCCGGGTAAAGGTGGGCACAAAGGCGCTGACCGAGCTGTCGCACTCGCTGAGGCTGCCGCCCGTGTTGCCGCGCAGATCCACGATGAGGCCCTGCGTCCCACGCCGCCGCGCCTCGCCCACCAGGTCATGCACGCGCTGGGCCACGCCGCCGCCCGCCAGGAAGGTAGGAATGCGCAGCACGGCCACGTTGTTCGCCGCGCCGGTAAAGCTCAGCCGGGGCAGGTCCCGGGTGCTGCTCTCGCGAGAAGCCAGGGTCAGGGTCAGGGGCTGGCCCTGCCGCTCCACGCTCAGCGTGATGCTGCGCCCATCCAGACGGGCGGCACGCAGGGCGTCATAGGTGTAGGGCTTGTCGTCCAGCCGCACCAGCAAGTCGCCGCGCTGCAATCCCGCCTCCTCGGCGGAACTTTGCGGCACCACTTCCAGCACCACCCGGTTCTCGCCGTCCAGGCGCGCGAGCTTCACGCCAAACTGCCGGCGGTTGCCGCCCGTGGCGCTCGCCATAAAGTCCTGGAAGTCCTCGGGCGTCTGGAAAAAGCTGTGCTCGTCGCCCAGGGCGTTCACCTCGGCTTCCAGCACCGGGTAGGCCTTGTCAACAGGACAGGGAGCGGAGACGGCCTCACACGCGGCGTCCAGTTTGGCCTGGTACTCGCGCGTCAGGGCTGTGCGGTCCACCTTTGACAGGCCACCGTATTCGCCCTGCAGCAGTTCATTGACCTCGTTGAAGGCCGCCTGGGCAGGTGAGGGGTCTGAAGAGCTTTGCGCGAGCGTTGCGGGCGCAAACGGCCCGGAGGAGAGGAGAAAGGAAACGGCCAGAAATACCGACGGGCGCAAGGCCGAGGCGCGGCGCGGATTCGCGTTCATGTGTGCGCCTATTGTGCGCCCCGCGGGTGGCCGGGACTCCGCGTCAAGTTGCAATCCGGAGGTGCAGGCACTGGCGCGTCTGACCACCGAAAGACCCCGCTCCAACGGCCAGACGGTAGAAGGTCAGGCAGTTTGACCTTCCCACTAGAGGATGCGTTGCCCCAACAGGCTCGCCGCCATGCCCACCATCACCTCGGCGGTCTGGTTGCGGGTGTCGAGCACGGGGTTGACCTCCACGATGTCGAGGCTGGTCACGCGGCCCGATTCGGAGAGCAGTTCCATCAGCAGGTGGCCCTCGCGGTACGTCAGTCCGCCGGCCACGGGGGTGCCCACGCCGGGCGCGACGGTGGGATCAAGGGCATCCGCGTCGAAGGAGACGTGCAGGCGCGTTACGTCACTGAGCCGCTCCAGGGCTTCCTCGGTGATGCGGGTGATGCCGAGCTGGTCCACGTCCTTCATGGTGTAGGCCTTGATGCCGGCGTCGCGCAGCAACTCGCGCTCGCGGGCGTCCACGCTGCGGATGCCGATCATCACCACGTCTTCCGGGCGCAGCGTCCAACCGCCGCCCAGGCCCATGAGGTGCGCGTCACCTCGGCCCGTGAGGTGCGCCACGGGCATTCCGTGGATGTTGCCGCTGGGGCTGGTTTCAGGCGTGTTGTAATCGGTGTGGGCGTCCACCCAGATCAGGCCGGTGCGCTGGGCCGCGCCGCCGCGTAGGGCGTTGCCCGTCACTGTGCCCATGCTCACCGAGTGGTCCCCACCCAGCGTGATGGGGAATACGTCCTCGGGGAGGTGCTGTAGCCGTTCGGAGGCGGCGCGGCAGGCGTCCAGAATGGGCTCCAGAAACACCAGTCCTGCCGAAGCGTGCTTGTCCAGCGTTTCGGGCAGGGCCACGTCCACGTCGCCCAGATCGCGGACCGTATGGCCCAGTTCGCGTAAGGTTCGCGCCAGGTGTGCGTTTCTCAGCGCTGACGCGCCCATGTCCACGCCCCGGCGACCCGCGCCGAGATCCATCGGAATGCCCAAAATATTGACGTTCATCCCGTCCAGCGTAGGGCCAGAACGAGGATATGCCTCAGCCCTGCAAGAATATGTCGTTCCACACAGGATGAGGAGCGTCTGGAGCGCCGCTCTGTGAATATTGATGTAAGCCAGTTGTCTTAAGGCTGCCTGGCCGAGTGGCACACGAAGCGCTGACATGGGCGCGGCATACTTCGCCCTGGCTCAGCGGGAAACCGCAGGGCTGGAGGGAGACGCCCACCTCCACACCAACGGGCGCGCGAGCGGGCCGGAAGTAGGCTGCCGGTGGGTTCGATTCCTGCCACCCGCACCCCAAAGCAGACGAGGGAGCCCCCAAAGGCTCCCCTCTTCGTTTTGCCCTAGCATCGGGGCGTGACGCCCGCGCCCACCAACGCCGTCCGCCTGCGCGAGTTTCACCGCGCCCTGGACCTCCCCCTGCCGCAGCGGCCCACACCGCCAGACATCGCGCTGCTCACGCTCCGCCGTACCCTGATTCGTGAGGAGGTGGCCGAGGTGGAGGAGGAGTGGACCGCCCTCGAAATCCGGCTGCGGGCGGGTGAGGCCGTGCCCCCCGCCGACCTCGCCCCGCTGGCCCACGAACTCGCGGACCTGCTGTACGTGACCTACGGAGCGCTGGACGGGCTGGGCATCGACGCCGATGCCGTCTTTGCCGAGGTTCACCGCGCCAACATGAGCAAGCTCGGCGGCCCAAGGCGCGCTGACGGCAAGCAGCTCAAGCCGGGAGGCTGGCGGCCTGCCAACGTGCGGGGCGTGCTGGAAGAACAGGGGGGCAAAAAGGGGGAGCGTGAAGAGCTGGGGTAACCCTGGTGCTCCCCACGCTCTCCCGGCGCGACGCGCTTTCTCCGCTTCTCGACCTGCTGCGCAGTTGTGCACCTCCGCCGCGGTTGATCCGAATACCAACCGCGGCGGACTGATACGGTTTCCGGATCATCCGTTCCATCCCCTGCGCTTCGGTGTTTCCGCGCCTCTGTGTCACCGTTTTTCCTGCCCGCTCCACTGGGTTGGTCCGTTATGAAATAACGGACCAACCCGAATCCTTATTCGAACTAGAAGGGAGTTTCCTCGTCTGCGACGGCCACCGCTGCGGGGCGAACTGCAGGCTGGGACCGGGCGGGACTGGGACGGGCAGGAGCCGTGGCTGGACCCGCCATGCGGGGGCCGCCAGGTGTGGCGAAGCGCTCCTGGCGCTTGCCGCCCCGGAAAATGGCGAGGGTGACGTACTCGAACTCGCCGTCCGCCTTCTCGCGCACGTGCTCGGGGTCCGTATTCTTCGCGCCACGGCTGTACTTCACGGCGGCCGGAAGCTTCATCTTGCGGCTGTCCACCGCTTCCAGCTCGCGGCGGCGGTAGGCGTGGCCCTTGTGCAAGACCATTTCCTCGCCTTCGGGGTTGGTCCACTTACGCGCGCCGATAAGGGTCCAGTCGAAATCGGGCTCGTTGTCAAGCGGAAACTGGTAGCCGCCCAGGGGCACCTCGCCGCTCGTCCAGCCCAGCCGCCCGTAGTGGCGCTGAACGTCCAGCAACTTGTCGGCACTTTCCACGTCTACGGTGACCCGCGCGCCCAGATCGGTGATGAATTCGATATGCAGCATGTCCTCGCCTCCTTATGTAAATAACATAATACAGCATGAAGAGACGGGGAACAAGTCGGGGCTGACGTCGCCTTAGCTGCACCTCCGGCGTAGAAAGGCCAGCATCAGAAAAAAAGGGTCCGTGGCCTCACGGTGGTCCGGCAGCCCCGTCTCCAGCGCAGGCAAAGGCGCGCAGGTGGGCGGTCGTCTCCGAGAAGAGGCTGGGCAGGCCCTGGGGCTCACGTCGGCCGCGGTCCGCGGCGCATACCACCCCGTTGTCGGCACGGAAAAGCTTGTGTCCGTACAGCCCGTTTTGCCCCAGTATGCGGGCATAGGCTGCGATGAGGTGGGCAAAGGGGGGCCGCGCCTGCACCTCCACTTCGGCGAGTGTGGCGTAGGGCGCGACTCCGAACGGCACGAGGGAGGCGCCGTGAACCGAGCGGTAGACCCTGATCCCCCGCCCTCCATAGCACCCGCAGGTGCGCCTGCCGGCGACCGGTCACGCGGTGGAGGCCACCTGAATCTGGGGACGCCATTTGAAGTAGGGTACGCGCCACCGTGCGGACAGGACGAGTTTGGCGGCGGTTTCCCTGTGGCGAGATGTCCCCTTGATGCGGGTCTGGTGGGCAGGCCTGATCTCGCGGGTGGGCAACGGAGCCCTGTTCGCCACACTTCCTGCGGTCCCAATCTGGCCCTGACGCTGCTCGCCTCCACGCCTCACGCCTCGGTGGAGCAATTTCCGGGACCTGCCGAGCACGCGCTGCTGCCGACGTAGGTGCCGGAGGAACGGCTGGGCGAGGCGAAGAGCCTCAATGCCATGAACGGCGATCTCGCCCGCCTGCCGGAGCCCACGCTGGGCGGCGTGCTCCTGGCCTGGGGCGGATTGGCGGTCGTGGCCACGTTCGGCGCTGTGACGTACCTGGGAGCGGCCCTGGTGCTGTGTGGGCGCGGTCCGCCGTCCGCCTTCGGGGCGAAGAGGGGAGAGGCGCAGGCTCACGGGCGAGTGGCAGGCTGGGCTGAAGGTGGTGCGGGGGAGTGCGCCGATGCAGGTGGTCTTTCCGGCGGTGGCCCTTGTGGGCCACGGCCAGGGCTTTTTCTCTACCCTTGAGGGGCTCATTGGTGGAAGCGCGTCGGGGAGGCGGAACTGGGACGCTGCCCGTGCCCATCTCCAATGCCCCGCTGGCGTTCCCGGCGCTGTGGCCCGTGCTGAGGGGCGCGGCGGGCCTGCCCTTCGCCGCGTTCGGCACAGTGCGGCTGCTCTCGCTGCAACGGAGCGCGCCGTCATCAACGTGGACGCCGGGACGTACCTGTTGGCAGAGGGCCCCGCGCTGTCAGGCTTCTGGTGGAGCGCCCGCCGCTGCGCCTGAGCGGAAATGAAGCTGGATGGGGTCAACTCACCCCCGCTCGCCGTGACACCGTGCCCAGAAAGAGGGCGAGTACCTCACCCTCCTCGCCCCGGCGGACTTCCACCCGGTACGTCGCCAGGGTGCGGCCCACCCGCTCGGGCGTGGCAACGGCCACGAGTTCGTCGCCCGGGCGGGCGGGCCGAAAGAAGCTGAGGTGCGTTTCGACGGCCACCGCCTGGGCTTTCAGGTTGCTGATGATGGCGAACGCCTCATCCGCCAGGCTGAACAGCAGGCCACCGTGGGCAGTGCCGTGCACGTTCAGTCCGGCTTCCGTAACCCGGAGGCGAACGCGGGTAGATTCGGGTGAGGCGTCCAGCACCTGCATCCCCAGCGTCTGTGCGAGGCCCATGGAGGCAGATTAGCGCCGCAGTGGGGTCCGCCGCGCACCACCCTCAAAGTCGTAGGTGTCCACCTCGTCTGGCACCCGCAGGTCCGGGTGCGCTGCCAGTCGCTGCCAGGTCAGGGCGTCCTCCGTCCCGCAGGCCTGCGCCACCCCGTCCAGCAGGGCGAGTTGCGCCTCGCTCAACTCTTCGAAACGCACGTGCATCAGGCCCCAGCTGTCCCACAGCAGCAGTTCGTGTCCGGTCAGGGCGGCGAGTTCGCGTATCACGTAGTCGCGCAGCATGGTGGGACCACCAAACAGCCCGGGGGCCACGCCATACCGGGTGGGACTGAGGGTCCCGGTGCGGAAGGTTAACCACGCCTCGCCCGCCGTCTGGAAGGTGCCTGGCGGCAGGTCCATGGTGTCGAAGGGAAAGCGGGTGGGGTCCATTTCCGGGTCTCCCCGCACCCAGTGCGTGCCCCCATACCACTCGGCCACCACATGGTCATGCACGAAGTCCGGGTTGAGGTACGGGGCCCAGCCGATGCGGAGGCGTGCGGGAACGCCACGTTCGCGCAGACCTGCCACGAGCAGCAGGGCGTCGTCCCGGCAGCAACCGGCGAAGCGCTCGGAGGGGGTCCGGGGTTGCGTGAGCGGCTGCCCGCTGCGGTGAAGCAGGCAGGCCAGGATGTCGGCCACCCACCGCGCCTGCTTGTCCTCCTCCCGGCCAGCGGGAAGGTCCGGGGTGGCGCGGTAGTGGGCCGTCAATCCGCGCCAGCATGCCGCCGCCGCCCGTGGGTCAGCGGGCAGGGCGCGCAGCAGGGCCGCGTATTTGCCCGGCGCGGTGTAGGGGGTGTGCGCGGCGAAGGCGTTCACTTCGCCGCGCCCCTTTCTTCCCTCTGGGGCACGAACGGCCAGGCCACCTCTCCGGCGAAGTCGTCTGCCTCCAGCCCTTCCCAGGCCACGGGATAGATCTCACGGGGGGACAGCAGACCGCACTCGCCATGTTCCCTCGCGTAGGCATTCGTGGCGTCGTAGGCCCGCAAGATACCCGGGAACTCGAACTGCGCGCGGGTCAGGGCCACGAATGCTTCGGCGTGGGCAGGTTCCTCGCGCACCGTGACGTCTTCCGGCACGGTCAGCGCGCCCAAGACGGGCAGACAGACCTCCACCGGGCCGTCGCTGTCGGCGTTGACTTGGCCGTGGTACAGGACGAAGGCTGGGCCCGATGCCTGCTCGCCCGCCAGCTCGGCCAACCGGCTGCCCGCCTCGCCGATGTAGTCGCTTAACCTGGCCACATAGACGCGCTGGGTCAGGGTCACCACCCGCACGGCGGGCACGAAGCGTTCCTGAACCTGGAACTGCTGGGTCATGGTGTTCTCTCCTTGCAGGGTTTCAATGAGGTACTGCGCCAGCGCCCGGCGCTGCCCATGTTCACGCTCGGTACGGCCCCACAGCTCGTTCAAGCGGGCGGGACGGGTAAAAGCGGGCGCGTCCAGCAACGTCTGGATTTCCGAGAGGGGCAGGTCCAGCTGGCGCAGCAGGCCGATGAGCCGCGCGGTGCCCAGCTGCTCTGGACGGTAGAAGCGGTAGCCCGTGGCGGGGTCCACCCACGCGGGGCACAGGAGCCCGAGCTCGCCGTACAGCCGCAGGGCCTTGAGGCTCAGGCGTGAGGCCCGTGCGAACGCGCCGATGGTGAGGCCCGTCTGGGTGAGGCCGGTGTCCGTATTCGTCATGTCGGCACCTCCGGAGGCTGATCCCTATAGGTAAGGGCAGTGTGGGGGCTGCCCCTGGGGCAGGGTCAAGAGCCATGCGGGAGAGGCCGGTATCATGCCCGCATGTCCGCCACGCCCACCCCTTCCGATTCCGCTGGGTCCACGTCCCTCTCCGATCTGGCCTTTACCCTGGACGTGCTGCTGCGCCTGCTGCGTACGCCGAGCCCCACGGGTTTTACCGAGGCCGCCGTGAGGTTGATCGAGCGCGAACTGGACGCCCTGGGGGTGAGCAGCCACCGCACCAAGAAGGGCGCGCTGACCTGGGAGGTTCCGGGAACCGGTGAGGGGCACGTCGCCTTCAGCGGTCACGTGGATACGCTGGGCGCGATGGTCAAGGAGATCAAACCATCCGGGCGGTTGCGCCTCGCCATGCTGGGCGGCTACGACTGGGCCACCGTGGAGGGCGAGTACGCGCAGGTCCACACGCAGGCGGGCGGAGTGGTAACCGGTACGGTGGTGAACACCCACCAGAGCACCCATGTCCATGGCCCGGCCCTACGCGAACTGAAGCGCGAACAGGCCGTGATGGAGATCCGGCTCGATGCCCGCACGCAAAGTGCCGAGGAGACGCGGGCCCTCGGAATCGAGGTGGGCGACTTCATCTCCTTCGACCCGCGTGCCGAACTGACCGACGCGGGCTACCTCAAGAGCCGCCACCTCGACAACAAGGCCGCCGTCGCGGTGTTTCTGGGCGTCACGCACCTGTTGCTTCAAACCCCCCCCGCGCGGACCGTCGCCTTTCACGTCACCACCTACGAGGAGGTGGGCCACGGCGCGGCCACCGGCATTCCTCCGCACACCGACGAGCTCATCGCGGTGGACATGGCGGCAGTGGGCCACGGTCAGACGAGCAGCGAGCACCACGTCACCCTGTGCGTGGCCGACAGCGGGGGGCCGTATGACCACGCGCTGGGTAACCGCCTGCGCGGGTCGGCGCGGCGAGCGGGGCTGGAGCTTAAGGTGGACCTCTACCCCTACTATGCCTCCGACGGCACGGCAGCCTGGCGGGCGGGCGGCGACTACCCGGTGGCCCTGATCGGCCCCGGTGTGGACGCCAGCCACGCCTACGAACGCACCCACACCGACGCCCTCGACGCCACGCTGCGGCTGATTGTGGCCCACGTAAGCGGGAGCTGACACCCACGCCTATCGGGGCCGCCACCACCTGACCCTCACCTGAACTTCCGCCAACCGTCGCCTGACGTGCCGCGCTCACATTGAGAAATGTGAAGACTTGCTTCGTCCGTTTGACGGCCCTGCTCGCCCTGGGCCTTTCACCTGCGCTCGCCGCCACGCTGGTGGGCTACGCGGAACTTCCCGCCGACACTTTCGCGGCGGGTCCCGCCAGCGGTGCCTACAACGGTCAGGGCGTGCGCGGCGCGGCCCGCTTTCCCAGCCAACCCGTGCAGGGTTTTTCGGGCGTGCAGGCGGCGAAGGACGGCAGTTACGTCTTCCTGAGCGACAACGGGTATGGCGCAAAGGCCAACAGCGCCGACTTCCTGCTGCGGATGTACCGCCTCAACCTGACCGCCAAGAACGGCCCCACGGGCAAAGGCGAGGTCAAGGTGGGGAACTTTATCCAGCTGCGTGACCCGGACCGCAAGGTGCCCTGGCTGATCGTGAACGGGGCGAGCGCGGACCGCCTGCTCACCGGCGCGGATTTCGATGTCGAGGGCTTCGTCGTTGCCCCTGACGGCACCCTGTGGGTGGGCGACGAGTTCGGGCCGTACCTGCTGCACTTCTCGGCAGACGGGAAACTGCTCGACGCGCCCATCGCCACGCCCAACCTCGTCGGGCTGCCCACCTTGAAGGGTCAGGCTCCCATCGTGGTCGGCCACCGTGGCAGCAGCGGCACCCGCCCCGAGCACACCCTGGAGTCCTACCGGATGGCCATCGAGGGTGGGGCCGACTTTGTGGAACCCGACCTCGTGGTGACCAAGGACGGCGTCCTCGTGGCCCGTCACGAGCCCGTGATGGCGAGTGTGGACAAGGACGGCAAGGTGCTGGAGGCCACCACTGATGTTGCCACCCGCCCCGAGTTCAAGGACCGCCTGACCACGAAAAAGCTCGACGGCGTAGATGTGCGCGGCTACTTCGTCGAGGACTTCACGCTGGCGGAACTCAAGACGTTGCGGGCCGTTGAGCGTCTCCCCGCCCTGCGTGGCAAGAACTACGACGGTAAATTCGAGGTGCCCACTCTCGCTGAGGTGATCGCCCTCGTCAAGGACGTGGAGGCGAAAACTGGGCGCAAAGTGGGCATCTACCCCGAGACCAAGCACCCGACTTACTTTCGGCAGATGGGCGTGAACACCTCGCAGCTCCTGATCGATACGCTGAAGAAGGAAGGCTTCACCAATCCCGACCGCGTGTTTATCCAGTCCTTTGAAACTGCCAACCTCAAGGACCTGAAGGCGAGCATCATGCCGAAAGCGGGCGTGAGCCTGCCCCTCGTGCAGCTTGTGAGCAGCCCCGACGAGGCCCCCTATGACTGGACGGCCCAGGGGGACACCCGCAAGTACGGCGCCCTGACCACAGACGCCGCGCTGAAGGACATTGCCGCCTATGCTTCCGGTGTAGGAGCGTACAAGCGCTGGATCATCACCGACCAGGGCGAGACCACCGATTTCGTGGCCCGCGCCCACGCCGCCGGACTGATGGTGCATCCCTGGACCTTTCGCAACGAGGCAACCTACCTGCTTCCCGCCTACGCCAATGACCCCGAGGCCGAGATGCGCCAGGCCCTGCGCGCAGGCGTGGACGGCTTCTTCACCGATTTCCCCGCCACGGGCGCGAACGTGGTGCGCGCCTACACGGCCCCCGAGGTTCGTAGCCCCCAGAACCCCGCCTTCGCCACGGGCACGAGCAGCAGCGCGGCGAACCTGGGCGGCAGCGGCGGCTTCGAGGGCGTGGCCCTCAGCCCCAGCGGCAAGACCCTGTACGCCCTGCTCGAAAAGACCGTGACGGGCGACGTGGCCGGGCAGCTCCGCCTCCACGCCTTTGACCTCGCCTCCCGCACATGGACGCTCGCCGGACGCTACACCTTGGAGGACGCCGGCAACGCCATCGGGGACTTGACGCCCGTGAATGCCACGGA is a genomic window containing:
- a CDS encoding MerR family transcriptional regulator; its protein translation is MTNTDTGLTQTGLTIGAFARASRLSLKALRLYGELGLLCPAWVDPATGYRFYRPEQLGTARLIGLLRQLDLPLSEIQTLLDAPAFTRPARLNELWGRTEREHGQRRALAQYLIETLQGENTMTQQFQVQERFVPAVRVVTLTQRVYVARLSDYIGEAGSRLAELAGEQASGPAFVLYHGQVNADSDGPVEVCLPVLGALTVPEDVTVREEPAHAEAFVALTRAQFEFPGILRAYDATNAYAREHGECGLLSPREIYPVAWEGLEADDFAGEVAWPFVPQREERGAAK
- a CDS encoding M42 family metallopeptidase, which codes for MSATPTPSDSAGSTSLSDLAFTLDVLLRLLRTPSPTGFTEAAVRLIERELDALGVSSHRTKKGALTWEVPGTGEGHVAFSGHVDTLGAMVKEIKPSGRLRLAMLGGYDWATVEGEYAQVHTQAGGVVTGTVVNTHQSTHVHGPALRELKREQAVMEIRLDARTQSAEETRALGIEVGDFISFDPRAELTDAGYLKSRHLDNKAAVAVFLGVTHLLLQTPPARTVAFHVTTYEEVGHGAATGIPPHTDELIAVDMAAVGHGQTSSEHHVTLCVADSGGPYDHALGNRLRGSARRAGLELKVDLYPYYASDGTAAWRAGGDYPVALIGPGVDASHAYERTHTDALDATLRLIVAHVSGS
- the paaI gene encoding hydroxyphenylacetyl-CoA thioesterase PaaI translates to MGLAQTLGMQVLDASPESTRVRLRVTEAGLNVHGTAHGGLLFSLADEAFAIISNLKAQAVAVETHLSFFRPARPGDELVAVATPERVGRTLATYRVEVRRGEEGEVLALFLGTVSRRAGVS
- a CDS encoding transglutaminase domain-containing protein; amino-acid sequence: MNAFAAHTPYTAPGKYAALLRALPADPRAAAACWRGLTAHYRATPDLPAGREEDKQARWVADILACLLHRSGQPLTQPRTPSERFAGCCRDDALLLVAGLRERGVPARLRIGWAPYLNPDFVHDHVVAEWYGGTHWVRGDPEMDPTRFPFDTMDLPPGTFQTAGEAWLTFRTGTLSPTRYGVAPGLFGGPTMLRDYVIRELAALTGHELLLWDSWGLMHVRFEELSEAQLALLDGVAQACGTEDALTWQRLAAHPDLRVPDEVDTYDFEGGARRTPLRR
- the rocF gene encoding arginase codes for the protein MNVNILGIPMDLGAGRRGVDMGASALRNAHLARTLRELGHTVRDLGDVDVALPETLDKHASAGLVFLEPILDACRAASERLQHLPEDVFPITLGGDHSVSMGTVTGNALRGGAAQRTGLIWVDAHTDYNTPETSPSGNIHGMPVAHLTGRGDAHLMGLGGGWTLRPEDVVMIGIRSVDARERELLRDAGIKAYTMKDVDQLGITRITEEALERLSDVTRLHVSFDADALDPTVAPGVGTPVAGGLTYREGHLLMELLSESGRVTSLDIVEVNPVLDTRNQTAEVMVGMAASLLGQRIL
- a CDS encoding single-stranded DNA-binding protein — translated: MLHIEFITDLGARVTVDVESADKLLDVQRHYGRLGWTSGEVPLGGYQFPLDNEPDFDWTLIGARKWTNPEGEEMVLHKGHAYRRRELEAVDSRKMKLPAAVKYSRGAKNTDPEHVREKADGEFEYVTLAIFRGGKRQERFATPGGPRMAGPATAPARPSPARSQPAVRPAAVAVADEETPF
- a CDS encoding phenylalanine--tRNA ligase subunit beta; translation: MKLPYSWLKELIPQLPPVSQLEPILASLGLPLEGVEEVPAPAEGVLLATVRAAEAMPGTQLTKLTLDVGPHGERTIASGASNAVGLLPGTVVALVAPGTRLGDVEYGVRALQGVESWGMAASAKELGIGESSAGLMLFPVGTAQPGTPMKDLWAADSVLDVEVTPNRADVLSALGLARDLAAFLKLDLEPPPAGPTSSGEGEIRVALPPKGIVIERDPSRKVRTGCDHFVARTVGGLQNGPAPLWMQRRITLAGMRPINLIVDTSNYVMLELGQPTALYDRRTVRGDKIVVSFGLRQGEVVRDLLGNAHAVGPEDLLIRDGREVAIPSVAEAFASMGEAQPGDDTLGIAGIVGGDHGHVQADTRDVVIESAHFDPVLLRRTSTRLGLKTDAVYRYERGVDPLLAPRAADRLVGLLAQHGGGQPHPGATVVGEPEVPGVLEATGEQIRALLGMDVATEEMADILTRLGCQVKRAEDRLTVTPPSWRVDMAVWQDLAEEVARLHGYAHLPETLPTLRVHESNIGAEKESVARANLRRALTGLGFQEVVTYTFTSDEEAEKTRTERPGVRLQNPLTSDRTGLRTALYPSLLKAAAAHPKGERVLIFEVGRIFPAAGETERLGLLMRGPLAPNTHAPGVAGSFGVFKGLLESLAAGLGASLEVRQVRGESVPPALHPGVAGEVVWNGQSAGWLGALHPEIAQMVGLKGETLLLEAALPLPGRDWAFRDPSRAPAAWRDLAVIAPQTVSYGEVAALLKREAGELLESVEPFDVYVGTPIPEGQRSLAVRLVFRGQRTLTDAEVDPVMERLIAAVRAQGWSIREK
- a CDS encoding S41 family peptidase, with the translated sequence MNANPRRASALRPSVFLAVSFLLSSGPFAPATLAQSSSDPSPAQAAFNEVNELLQGEYGGLSKVDRTALTREYQAKLDAACEAVSAPCPVDKAYPVLEAEVNALGDEHSFFQTPEDFQDFMASATGGNRRQFGVKLARLDGENRVVLEVVPQSSAEEAGLQRGDLLVRLDDKPYTYDALRAARLDGRSITLSVERQGQPLTLTLASRESSTRDLPRLSFTGAANNVAVLRIPTFLAGGGVAQRVHDLVGEARRRGTQGLIVDLRGNTGGSLSECDSSVSAFVPTFTRMARGPEGNSRTLVSRGARMEDGHNAGGVRNPQLWTGPVDVLVDEGSASCSEFFAYEIQYAGRGPIIGQATAGVGNTATRVFPVGEDAALQLTILNYAKPDGQPYPVRVTPDRLRAQTEDDIRALTRGQDPLLALGVEALTTAPTIAQDRVRP